The segment GGCTGCCCGCCGACATCGAGAACCAAATGGCCGGGCGCAGCGCGCCCTCGCTCGCCGAGCACACCCCCACCCACCTTCGGTACGAGGTGCGTCTGGAGGTGTTCAACTACGAGCTGCGCGTCGTCGAGGAGTACCTGTTCCTCTTCTCCGAGAAGGGGCCGCGGCCGAAGCCGGGTATCCCGTTGCAGGGCGCATCCCTGACGCAGAAGCGCACCAGAAACGGGCAGGTGATCATCCGGCGTCCCGGTGCCGGCGAACCCACTCACTTCTGGGTGGAGACCACAACCCGCGGGCCGCGCATCCCCGACCTGCGAGTACCGGCCGGTCAGTTGGCGCTCGGCGCGGTGCTCGCCGACCCCGAACTGTTCCCCGCGGCGCTGTGGCTGGGCCAACTGCTGCGCGAGGGAGTGGTGTTCTACGACCCAGACTGGGACTCGCTGCGCGAGGCGGCACCGCCCGGCGACCCGGTGCGGCTGCTGCCGGACGGGCGCAACACTCCGTGGCTGGCTCTGCACCTTCAACAGTCCGACCCAGGCCGGTTCCGCTTCTGGGTGGACCACGTGCGCACTGCGCTTCCACAGGTCGCCGGCATCGCCGCGGTGGAACGCGAGGAGGACCACCACGCCTACTTCGCGGTCAACTACGTGGGCGGATACCGGGTGACCTCCTCCGGGCTGTCCGAGGGGACGCTGCGCATCCTCGCGCTGTCGCTGCTGCCGTATCTGCCGACCTCAGCGATCCCTCGGCTGCTGGCCACCGAGGAACCGGAGAACGGCATTCACCCGCGGGCCATCGAAACCGTGGTGCAGTCGCTGGCCTCGATCTACGACGCGCAGGTGCTGGTCTCCACCCAGTCGCCCATCGTGCTGGCCAACACCGAGCTGAGCGACGTGCTCGCCGCTCGGATCGGCGCCGACGGCGCCGTCACCGTCGTTCCCGGTGACCGGCACCCCCAGCTGCGGGAATGGCAAGGCAACATCGACATCGGTACGCTCTTCGCCGCCGGAGTCCTCTCGTAACGACCTTATCCAGGGGAGTCATGCCAGCAGACAAGCGTGACGTCGTCTTCCTCGTCGCCGACGGCTCGATGGAACAGATGGTCCGCGGATTCTTCGGCAACTCGGCGAGTCACCGCCGGCTCGGTTGTGGGCGCTTCACCGTC is part of the Actinoplanes sp. NBC_00393 genome and harbors:
- the mads3 gene encoding methylation-associated defense system AAA family ATPase MAD3; the protein is MITRVEAYGYRCFPQLSVDFGRYHVLAGGNGAGKTTLLDIPVLLGDLLGQQRAADAFLRPQPARRVPRARTLAELLHQGRGESLMFSIEARLPADIENQMAGRSAPSLAEHTPTHLRYEVRLEVFNYELRVVEEYLFLFSEKGPRPKPGIPLQGASLTQKRTRNGQVIIRRPGAGEPTHFWVETTTRGPRIPDLRVPAGQLALGAVLADPELFPAALWLGQLLREGVVFYDPDWDSLREAAPPGDPVRLLPDGRNTPWLALHLQQSDPGRFRFWVDHVRTALPQVAGIAAVEREEDHHAYFAVNYVGGYRVTSSGLSEGTLRILALSLLPYLPTSAIPRLLATEEPENGIHPRAIETVVQSLASIYDAQVLVSTQSPIVLANTELSDVLAARIGADGAVTVVPGDRHPQLREWQGNIDIGTLFAAGVLS